GTTTCAATCCACGCGCCCGCACGGGGCGCGACTCCGGAACTATGCCCTCCGGCCGGTCATCGCGGTGTTTCAATCCACGCGCCCGCACGGGGCGCGACGAACCACTCTTTGTGCATGATCAGCCGAGCCACCAGTTTCAATCCACGCGCCCGCACGGGGCGCGACCGACCGCAGTAGGCATAAGCGAAAAGGACTACATGTTTCAATCCACGCGCCCGCACGGGGCGCGACATCCCGGCGACGGCATCATCGTCGCCAAAACCCTCGTTTCAATCCACGCGCCCGCACGGGGCGCGACCGTCGTGGCCCCGTAATCGCAACTCTTTAAGAGGAGTTTCAATCCACGCGCCCGCACGGGGCGCGACCGTCAGAATCGCGGCGCGTACAAGCGCGGCGACTGGTTTCAATCCACGCGCCCGCACGGGGCGCGACTCTATCAGGCCTCCTACCCCGCCCCCGCCTCGTCGTTTCAATCCACGCGCCCGCACGGGGCGCGACGCGTCCGCACCGTCGATATCTACGACCCCGAATCGTTTCAATCCACGCGCCCGCACGGGGCGCGACATCCGCGCCGCTCTCGGAGGGGGCTAAGCCATGGCGTTTCAATCCACGCGCCCGCACGGGGCGCGACGGACGTGTACCGGTGTATACGGCACCGCTGGACCCGTTTCAATCCACGCGCCCGCACGGGGCGCGACGCCCTTCGGGCTTGGGGTTTGGTTTGGAAGGGTTGTTTCAATCCACGCGCCCGCACGGGGCGCGACATCGATGGGGCTCCCGTCAGCTTCGACCGATGAAAGTTTCAATCCACGCGCCCGCACGGGGCGCGACGTAATTTACCATACAGGCTTACAGCGCCAAGCTCTGTTTCAATCCACGCGCCCGCACGGGGCGCGACAAGGCCCTTTATCGCGGCAAAGGTGGTTGTGTACGTTTCAATCCACGCGCCCGCACGGGGCGCGACTCGGCGTCGGTGTCCTTCGTCGAAACCCCTACCTCGTTTCAATCCACGCGCCCGCACGGGGCGCGACCTCGAATCTCGGACACCCGCACCTAGCCAAACCCGCGTTTCAATCCACGCGCCCGCACGGGGCGCGACCTGGCGTGGCTACCACCACGGCTTACCGGGATGTAGTTTCAATCCACGCGCCCGCACGGGGCGCGACCTCTCTCCGGGTACGATAGACGGCCCCGGAGTCTTGTTTCAATCCACGCGCCCGCACGGGGCGCGACCGTGGATAAATAGCGACGAAGTACTCAATTCAGCCGTTTCAATCCACGCGCCCGCACGGGGCGCGACTCCGCCACCGGCCGGAAGAGCGAAAGGGAGAAACAGTTTCAATCCACGCGCCCGCACGGGGCGCGACCCCGTGTAAATAAAAATCCCATCGCCCGCAAAGAGTTTCAATCCACGCGCCCGCACGGGGCGCGACGAGGCGGTCCGTAACGGTTGCCTGGGCGTTGTTGCAGTTTCAATCCACGCGCCCGCACGGGGCGCGACAGGGCCTTGTTGGCGGTGTCGGCGAGGATGTAGGGTTTCAATCCACGCGCCCGCACGGGGCGCGACTCCACGGGCGCGGCCTCCACGTCGTGGGAAACCTTGTTTCAATCCACGCGCCCGCACGGGGCGCGACATTTACAGCGGCCTCTATGTCTGGAGCGAAAGATGTTTCAATCCACGCGCCCGCACGGGGCGCGACCTGCGGGGGGGGGGTATCTTCCCCGAACTCAAAGACGTTTCAATCCACGCGCCCGCACGGGGCGCGACAAGCCGGATGGGCGGCTCTGGCGGCGGTTTTCTTGTTTCAATCCACGCGCCCGCACGGGGCGCGACGATAGCCTCGCCCGGAGTCGTGATCGTCTACCTCGTTTCAATCCACGCGCCCGCACGGGGCGCGACTGTGGCCGTCAATCAGGCAGATGTCGAGCGGGCCGTTTCAATCCACGCGCCCGCACGGGGCGCGACGGCGGATATTTTTTAGGAGGAAGACGGCGGCATGTTTCAATCCACGCGCCCGCACGGGGCGCGACATGTAGCCGTCTTCGAGCGTCGGCGTGCAGGAAACGTTTCAATCCACGCGCCCGCACGGGGCGCGACGTAGGTCTTTATATTTTTGCTTGGCTTGTTCCGCGTTTCAATCCACGCGCCCGCACGGGGCGCGACGCGTCACCCTCCTCGCTGGCTCTCGCTCCCTTCCTTGTTTCAATCCACGCGCCCGCACGGGGCGCGACGCTGCTCAGGCCATCGGAGACACCGTCTATCTCAAGTTTCAATCCACGCGCCCGCACGGGGCGCGACTCTGTCTGACAACACGGCCAGCAGCATTCAGAATGTTTCAATCCACGCGCCCGCACGGGGCGCGACGTCCGGTCTGCGCGGTGACGAGGTTGTTCTTCTTCACGTTTCAATCCACGCGCCCGCACGGGGCGCGACAGTTACTTCCTATCCTACTGATTTTTATGACTTTTTATGACGTTTTTCGCGAACCGGCCCTCCTTTTGCCGATTCTCCCAATATTGTCGTGGTGCTAAATTGTTAACTAACCGATATTACAAGCTTTTACGCTTGCGCGAAACTACCGGGTTTTTCATGTCCGCTTTAGGTTCGCGATTCAGAATAATAGCGGCCCTTCCTGATCGAAGGGCGCTTTCGCTCCTGTGTGTTCAACCCGTTTTCGCCAGTTCGCTCCGAGGTAGTAGAAGCGCAAACTGTCTTTTGCGGGATCGATGCGGTCTAGCAGACTCGCTTTCAACGAGGTCCATTGTGCGGGGTCGATGAGACATTCAAAGACCGAGAACTGGACTCTCTGGCCGTAGTTTTTGCACAGTTTGGCTACATGTCGCAACCTTTTGGGGCCGCCGGGGTCGCTTGTCGATACGTCATAGCTTATTACCACCATCATTTTTGTGCCTCACTTGTAGATGAAGGGCGGATAGGCGTCGAGATCGCCCCGGAGGTAACGCGCAAGCAGCAGCGCCTGAACTCTGCAAAGGCTTCCCAGAGTTACCGTTTCTTGCAGGTAAGGGTGAAGGATTTCCTGCGTTTTCTTCTGTTGCCAGGATATCAGGAGTTTTTTTCGCGCATCGTCGTTTAGAATAACGGCTCCGCTTTCAAGTATCTTGAAATCGTCAGCGGCTATTTCCTGACGGTTTATCAGCGTCAGGGCTACTCGATCAGCCAATACCGGCCTTAGCTCTTCCATCAAATCCAGTGCAAGACTCGGCCTTCCGGGCCTGTCTCTGTGCAGGTAGCCTACGGCGGGGTCGAGACCTACCGTTTCCAGCGCGCTTCTGGCGTCGTGCGCAAGCAGCGAGTACAAAAACGAGAGCAGGCAATTTATCCTGTCAAGCGGCGGTCTTCTGCTTCTCTGATGAAAGGTGAAGGCTTCACCGCCCACCGTTATCATCTGCGAAAAGGCGTCAAAGTAGGCGGCTGCGGCTTCTCCTTCCACTCCGCGCAGGGCATCGAGCGCGCTTTCATTTTGATTCACTCTTTGCAGGCAGTCTTTGAGCCTCAGTGCGGCGCACCTCAAAATCGCATCCCGCTCGCCCTCGCCGTGGTCACGGCAGGCCCTTTGCAGTACAGTGCGCGAGTTGGCTATCTTGCCAAGCAAAAACCCTGTCGCCAGCCTTGCGCTTTCTTGCAGATCGTCTGCGCGCCTGTATTGCTCTCTTCTTAAAAGGACATTGCCTGATACGGGGCCGACAAGCCTTGCCAGAAATTTGCCGTGTTCCGTGAGGAAGGTGAGGGAAACTCCGTTTTCAGCCAAATGCCCCAGGAGAAAAGGGCTTACCCCGATCTGGCCGAAACAGACGACGCCTTCAAGCCCGTGTATGGGTATCTTCCCTTTTTCTACGCTATCGACGCGCACACAAACGCATTCGCCTTCTTTGTGAAGGTAGCTGCCCTGCGTGGTGACGTAGATGGTGTTCCCGTGCTTTTTCATGGCTATTCCTCGCGTAGCATGCGGGAGATGTAATCGCGAACTCGCGTTCTTTTCGCGCCAAGATCGGGCAGACAGGTTTCGTTAAGAGAGCAGTTGGCGCAATGGGCGGCCTTTACGGGCGCAGGGGTTTTGCCGCTTTTCAGCAGTTCGTGGACGCCAAGGGCTGTCTCGATGGTGCGTTCGCGCAGTTTTTCGGTCAGCGGCACGATTTTCCTGCGCTTTTTCTCCCCGTAGTACAAGGCTCCTTCGCCAATGGACTTGCCCGTCATCTCTTCAAGGCAAAGGGCCTGAGCGCAAAGTTGTACCTCATCCGCCCCGTCGGGTCGGGGACGCCCGCGTTTGTACTCCACCGGGTAAGGCCGCCAGCCACCCTCCTCGCGCAGATACTCGACAACGTCGGCCTTTCCCGAAAGACCGAGCGCGAGACTTCGCAAAAGCAGACCCGTAGCTTTTTTCACGTTACCGCGAGTCTCGGCCTTCCCGCTGTCGGCCCTTTTGTGCATCAACTGCCCCTCGGCGGTGAGCCTGTTCTCCTCCCAGAGCTGCTCAAGGTGGATAAGGGCGCACTGCCGGGGACAGAAAATGTAATGCTGGAGGGCGGAAAGCTGGACGAGGTCGTCTTCGGAGTACATGGCGTTTCTACACGCCGTCTATAATTTCAGGCGTGGGCCAGTTTCCGGCAGTGTCATTCGGCCCTTTGCCGGGTTCAAATGCTAGCAGGTTTTGCAAATCACCAGTTTCGCGGACAGTCAAGCTTCTGTGAACCTTTGCAGAGGAGGCCTGCCCGCTTGGGGAGTTGTGTTGCCACCATACTACTTTGAGGACTTCCATACTGCCCTCGGGGCGGGCAGAAGACGCATCATTTTCAAAAATGCGAGGCAAAACAGCCTTGATTGAAAGCGCGTCTTCATCACTGAATCCGGTTCTAACGGCGAGTTGAGGATTCATGCTGCCGAAAAAAGCGTAAATTCCAAGATCGACGCGGTGCTTCATACCCATCGTATCTGATCCTCGCTTGGTTCCATCACCTTCGCTGCTAACGCTTTTGGTTATCTGTGTGCTGGTAATACTGACAGGTGAAAGGCTGAACGCAGACTGCAGGCTGACAGGTCCTCGTATGCCTATTGAAACGCCTTTGTCATCGCCTGCCTCTTCACCTTCCTTGCCCTTGCTCTTCTTATCGTTTTTGGCCTTGAAAGCGAAAAGTTGACCGAAAGTCCGCACGTCAAGCCAGGTTTCGCACGCTTTTTTAGCTATTTCTTTCGGTAATTTGATTCCGGAAAGCACTGCATCCGCACGAGACTTCAAACTAACGTGATCATCAAGCTTGTTGTCGTCTGATTGAACAAAGATTGCCTTTCCGCCTTCCATCAGCCGGTTGCGTATCTTACGCTTTAAACAAACGTCTGTAATTTCGCCCAAGCCTTCATATGTGGAGCGGGGCCGGTTGCCGTTCAATGGGTCGCCGTTGGGGTTTGCGTTCGTAACCCTGAAAACTACTGCAAAATCGATTTTGTTTTTCAGACTCATGACAATCTCCTTTTTTCAGCTGAATTTCAGCGGTTATTCTTCATTATCGTCATCGGCAACGGTTTCCTCCTGACCCTCCACCTGTCCTTTGGAAGTGTGCAACGCACTCCGCTGACAGTGATAGCCGAGAAGGAATTCTCCGGAGAGAGACTTATCGGACGTAAAATCATCAATCGCAAAAGAGTTGATTACCTCATCAATTTCGCGCTGAATGTTGTAAAGAAAGCCGGGGCGTTTGGCGCTCAATCTGACCTTGTAAGGCGTCAAACCGGTTTCGATAATGCGCCATGTGGTGAAGGGCCTGTCAGCAAAACGTTGCATAAGCTTTTCAGCGCTTGTTGATCTTGGCTCTCCGCCCAAATAAAGCGCAAGACTTTCCAAATTCTCCGCGAGCGCGAGTAGCCGCCCGTAAAGGTAATCTCTGGTTTTTCTTTCCCGCTCCAGCGACATTTGATAGCTCCTTTCCTTATGACAATATTTGAAAAGCGCACATGCTATTCCAAGAGCCTTTTCCCATTCCCAGTGTCCGATACCGTTTCGATTGCTCGCCCGCCTGACGCATGATTCAACCAGATCGCGCGGGAGCGGTGCACCGTCGATGATGCACGGCAGAAGACGCTTTATAGTGGCTTTTCGCAATTTATCGTCGATTCTCCTGCCATACGCTGTTTCCGCGACATCCCGTGGAGCAGGGGCACCAATGAAAATGCGTGATTTGCGTTCTTTCCGGGGCCGTTTGTCTCCGGGGTCTAAACCAAAATTTAGACGCCAAATACACTCCCTGTGCCAAGTTTCTATGCGGGCAAGGAACTCTGAACCCGTAAGTTCACGGTAATAGCTGATCGCCATGCGTCCGGGAGTTGCCGAATCCAGTGCCATAACAACAACATCTTTTGTGGAACCGAGTTTTGAGCGATAACCGGCTATCTTTTTTGCGAGGGCATTTCCAACTTCTTCGGCGGTATATACGCTCTCTTGGATTTTCTTTTCCTCATCATTCCCGAACGAAAAGGAGTAGGAGTCTAAAAGCGGATTAGGGACAGCCACTCCGGAAACCGCCCAGGCAACAACTGCCAGATCTCCATCCCTGCTCCCTTGCCGGGCGATAAGCCACCTAAGGGCGCTGTGGGCCTTTTGCGTGACTTGAAAACCGACGCCGCAGGCTTCATCAGCGGTGGAGAAACGGCCCCGGAAGGTAAAGCCTGAACTATCGTTGGACGAAATCAGCTTTGCCTTGTCTCCGTCATTCCGGATTTTCGCTGGATGTTGTTCGGACAAATCGCTTTCAATTCCCGTAACGAAACATATTCCTCGCCGGGCCTCACGGCTTCCATAGTAATTTTCCCAGGATTTCCACAGTTCTTTGTCCAACCAGACCTCTGACAGGGGATCACCGGGAATTTCTACGCTCCATCGTATGAAGGCATCCGCCTGCCACGGTTTAGGGTTCCCTTTGTTGTCATACCCGCCGGACAAGAGTTTAAAAATATCAGGGGCCTCTTTATCAGGCCACTCATTGATCATCTTCTTTGTCTCATCCGTGTAAAGAACCGTTGCCTTCACAAGATCTGATATAACCTGTTTCCTTTCGATATATCTCAATACAGCACAGACTTTTTGATGGCTGTAACCCGACGTGCACCACCCGGATAACAGCTTTTTGTAGTTTTCGTATGGTTCTTCGGGTTTATTGGCAAAACCAGATGTAACTTCTCCCCCGAACTCAATAAAGTCTCCGGCTAGATATTGAAGCTTATCGCAGAGCGGAAAACAGGCGGGTTTTTTTCCGCTTCTTCCTGCCGATTCTTCGGTTGCTGGAATTATGGTTCTCGAATCTGTTTTGGGTACTACCGAAGCTCCGAGGAAGTTTCCGTCTGCGTCTATCGTGATTGTTATGTGTGCCTTTTGCGTTGTATGACAAATCGGCAACAAAGGAATTTTATCGTTCCGATCCCCAATCGCGCCTGTGTTGTTCTCGTAGGTTTGATAAAGCTTTTCAATCCAGCTCATCGAGTAGTCCCTCCTCTTCCAGCCCGACTGATTTCGGCGGGTCGGGAATCATTTCCCTGACGAACTTTCTAATCGCGCAATCCTCAGGGCGAGAGAACTCTATTACCCCGTTAACCATTACCGGTCTCCAGAACCGGCTGTGGAGTTCGTTAATCCCGGTTTCGTCCGGGTAGTCGAAGCCGTGGAACATAAGTCCGTAAGCGAGTTCTCCGCCGCCGTCGTACTCCCCTTCGCCTTCGCCGAATTCGCAAGGCTCCACATAGCCCTGACACTCGCGGGAGCCTAAAAAGATATCCTGCCGCCCTCCCTTTTCGACCATCCTCTGGACGATGCTCCAATGCTTCCCGTCACAACGATCCTTTTCCAAGTCAGGGCGGTAAGGATTCCACTCGAAGTGAGCCTGAACCTGATATTCGACATCCGAGAGATATGTATATATTGCGAGTGAATTACCGCCTCCATATTCCAGAGGCTTGACACTCTTGGACTGCGTGCGTATCGGGCGCATTACCCGCACTTTGTCGATAACCCAGGTAAAGGTCGGTTTCCAGTAAACTGACTTCGCTATACCCTTTAGAGCTTCATAGGTAGGAATGTGGTAAGAGCATTTTTCCCCTCCGATCCGTGTCAGTGGGTCGGTAAAGAGGGCGTAGCGTCCCGTTATCTTGAACTCAATTATGTTCCTCATGAATTATCTCCCGTCAAAATCTGTATATCTTCAGATCTGCGACTTCGTCGGTGCTTGCTCCGAATTGTTCACTGTAATACCTCTCGCCGAGGTAAAAGATTTCACTACCCTCCCAAACTTCGATCAAAGCGCGTTTTTCCTTCAACATCTTGATTTCACTTGGGAACATATTGACCGAATACCGTTGTGCTTCTTTTAAAAGGCGACGTTTTTCCTGGTGAGATGAGGCGGCGCATAGCTCACCGATTATTCTGGTTCCTTCTTCCCCATAGTACACTATGACGCCTTCCGTCTCCGAATCAATGACCTCGAACTCTTTGGCCGCAGTCATGAACGACTGGTGAAGAAGGAATGGAGGGAGTTCATTATGGGCGCGGTGATAAGCGGCAACCGCTTTCTCATTCGTGGAGAGCAAGGAAAGAATATCCGTCTTTACGCCCAGGTTTTTCCCCGAGACGGGAAATGCCATTTCGTGGGATCTTCCGTAAAAGTAGTATTCGTAATAATGGTTCATTATCGCCGGGCTCTGGCGGTCGGAATCGAATAACTCCGGGTTGGCCTTAAACTCGCGTAGCACTCTTTCAGCCTTTTCTTTGGCTTCCCGGATATCCGGGAGTTTGTCCAGATTCTCGTTTTCCGGGTTTACTATCAGAACCTTCCCGGTCGGACGCCCTCCGTTACGATTGCAACGACCAGCCGCTTGGGCGATGGAATCAAGGCCAGCCAGATAGCGAATTACCGAGCCGAAATCAATATCCACCCCAGCTTCGATAAGCTGGGTGCTTATGCAGATAACGGGCTTGGGATTGTCCGGGTCCAGGAGCTTCTTTATTGCATCGATAACGTTTGTTCGGTGAGCCGGACACATACTTGTACTCAGGTGAAAAACCTGTTCCGCCCGCCCGTTTAAAAGCTGAAACAATTTCCGGGCCTGTTTTTTCATGTTGACGACAATCAAAACACTTCCGGTTTCGCCCAGCAATTTTAACGCCAGTTCCGCAACTTCATCAGCACACCATTTTTCAGGCTTACAGAGGTCTTCAATGGTGACTCTGTTCAATCGCCTAAAGCGGTCCTCTTCTTCGGAAGATATGATCCGGGGGCAAGCAGAGAGTTTTGCGACCCCTTTGTCTGGATCAACCTTATCCAGCAATGGTTGGGTCGCCGTACAAAAAACGGCTGTTGAGTTGCAGTTTTCCACCAGAAAATTTATTGCATTGTTGAAAATGTGAACCATTCGTATCGGAAGAGTCTGGATCTCGTCAAATATTATGACTGCGTTAGCCAATTGATGCATACGGCGGGCGCCGCGAGTGCCGTCCGAAAAAAGAGTTTCAAGAAATTGCACTGCCGTTGTGTAAACTATCGGTGCATCCCAGTTTTCGGAAAGGATTTTGCTCTGTTCCGTATCCTTTTCCGGTGTGAGGTTTGAATGATGTTCCAGAACGACCATCCTGCCACTTTCTTCGATAGAAGCGAAAACAGAGCGGGCAACGCTGGCGTTCTGGTCTATGATAGAGGTATATGGAACCACATATATGATGCGTTCCATTTTGTGGTATTGGGCATGGTGGAGGGCGAAGCGGAGGCTCGACAGCGTTTTTCCTCCGCCGGTGGGAACCGAAAGCTGGTAAAGCCCTTGTGCGCTGGGTGCGAAATTCAGGCACTTTGCTGATATGTCGGCCCGAATCTCATCGATTGGGTTTCTTGTCTTGAAGGTTGCAAGATGTGCTTCAAGTTTCTCGATCAGCAATGTCCATTCGGGCTTGCCCGCCGGTTTACGCCCTGCAGAGTCCAAACGATCCGCATCAATCAAAGCACTGAATAAAAAACGGGTTAGAAAACCAAGCATGAATTGTTTTATTTTGAGTGATTTTTCACCTTTTAATAATATTTCAAGTCGTTGGGATAGTTCCTTTTCCATGTCTTGAGACGATAGCAGGGCGTTGACATGGTCCTGGATCGACACATCTAGCTTGGGGATGACTTCATCGGTATGTGTTTTGTGCTTGTCTTTTCCAATGCGGCTATTAAACGCATCATTACCATCTGGTGAAAGACAATCAATTAAACCGGAATGATGGGAGGCTATGCAGAGCGCCAATATCTGACCAGCCAAATGGGAGGGAGGCTCTTTTTGCTTTAAAACTTCCCAAAGATATTGAGCGCCTGCCGAAGAGTGGTCAATCTTCCCTTTTCGTTTGCTTGCATCAACATATTTAGCGTCGCCAGGGCTCAGCACGCCGCCTGCTGACTTAAGATAGTCCTGAAACTCCTCGCTGTATTTTCCTAAGTCATGGAGCAAACCGCATATCTCGCCCAATGAGGGAACGCCGAGTTTTCCTGCAAAAACCGACGCCATATCGGCAACGTTGCTAAGGTGTTTTTCAAGCGGTTGCCAATCGGATTTGTCCGGGCGGTCGGTCGAGTGAGCAAAAAACATGTCCCCCCTCCAAAATCTCGAATTTTTTCACTTTTATCAGAATAGCATATTAAATTTTTTGCGACAGATGCGGAAAATTCGTCGCCGTCCAGAGGAAGGGGCGAAAGCGATTCTGTTCCGAGATGTGCAGGGTTTACGCACATCAGGAGAAATAGGGTTAGGGCCGAAGTAGTTTGTGGCCCTCGAAAACGGTTAGCACCGTCAATTTGTCGGTGGTGATCTGGTAGACGATCCGGTAATTCCCCTCCAACGCCTCGCGCACGTCCTCCCTTGACAGTTCCGGCACCATCCGGTTAGACAGCGGCGCGTCCAGCGCCTCCTTAGCCTTCTGGCGAAGCTTGGAGACAAACCGCTTCGCGGCAGGTGGGTTGTCGGCGGCGATGTAGCGGCCTATCTCGTTAAGGTCGCTTATGGCCCGACTAGTCCAAGAGAGCTTCATCCAGATGCCCCCTCAGGTCTTCATCGTCAACAACCCTGCCAGCTTTAACATCGGCAAGACCCGCTTCAACGGCGGAAACGAACCTTGCCCTTTCCGTGAGCTGGTCAAACTCGGCAGGCGAGATGAGCACACCAGCGGCCTTGCCGTTTTGCGTAATGACAACGGGGCGGTGCGACGCTTGCACCTGCCGAATCATCTTCGAGGCGTTGTTTTTGAAATCCGAAAGGGAAACAATATCTTCTGAAACGTGGATAGCTGCCATGACCTGATTCCTCTGAGAGGTTTATTTCACAGCCTAAATATAGGCCAGAATATGGCCCGATACAACTTTTTTTTAATGGGTGCAAGCTGTTCCCACGTTGAAATGTAAACTCAAAAACTGGCGAAAATGACCAAGCCAAAAAAACTTGAAATTTATAACCACAAAAGAGTATTTTGGAAAAAACCAAGGTTGAATGCGGTATTTTATATTTTTAAGGTGGAGAACGATAAATTGGACGACTCACCAGTTTCATCTAGTGCCAGTGCTTCTTCAGCGGGAACTGTTTATCAATTCTATATTGCACTTGCGAAATGTTTTGAAATGCTTTCAGCGCAGAGGGTTTTGATCGAAATATTAGGTGATGTTACTGTTTATGGGCGTGAACAATTTGAAATTAAATGCTATTCCGACCCATTAACTGATAATCATATTAACTTTTGGAAAACACTTTGCAATTGGATGGATAGTTCTTTCGATGAATCAGGTTATTCATCGTTAGTATTGGTAACAACTCAGAGCTATGGGAGCAAAACTAAGCTCGCCGAATGGAATGAAGCTAGTGTGAATAGAAGAATATCAATTTTAGAGGAAATAAAGTCAGATTCAGAAAGCAGGTTTATTGCTAGTGGAGAAAAGGAGCCGTCTCAATCTCTTATTAAACAAAGGAAACTGTTTTCTTGTGATCCAGATAAATTAAAAAGAGTAATTGGAAAGGTGTTTATTGATGCCAATTCGCCGTCGTTAAGTAATTTACTAGAAGAAATAAAACAAAAAAATCTTAAAGGCATTTTGGTAAGAAAGAAAGACGATTTTGTAAATTCTTTGATGGGGTTTTTGGTAAGTCCGGCAATAATTGTTGATAATAAATGGGAAATAACTTATGAAAACTTCGAAGAGAAGGTAAGGACGCTTACTTCTACCTATTGTCGAGACACGCGTATTTTTCCAAGGAAATATTTCGATCTTCTTCCTCAACAAGATAAGGTTGAAAGTTGCAAGGAGAAATTGTTCGTTAAAAAAATTAACGAAATAGAATATCATGAAGTAGTGCCTGAAGCTATAAATAATTATATTAGTACTACTAATACAATCCTAAATGAATTTAAAAACTACGATATAAAGCCATCTAGATATGATGTTTACGAAGAAGAGGTTTTGAAAAATTTTACGGCACGGTACCGATTCAAGGCTAGAAATGTTTCAGATGTAATTAGAGATTCAAAGAATTTTTATGATGAAGTGCTTTTGAATACGCAAATATCATTTACAGGTTTTACTGATATTCCGAGTGGTTTTTGCAACGGTGTGATTCATATTAATTGTGATGATGCTGAAAAAAATATGAAGTGGAGACTCGAATAAAATGAGTAGCGCAGTCCAAAACATCAAAGTTTTGAATAATAATCCCTTTATTTTAACCGCTTTGATACCAGCGTTTTATTCAACAGTCGAGTCTAGAGTCAATAACTTTGTTTTGGCATATTTAGTTTTTCCCCTTGTTCTCCCATCTCAGTCAAGAAGATTTTTAATAAATATTCGAAATAATAGCTCACTGCATACGCTAGCTAGGAATAGGAAAAATATTTATGGGCTTCAAGAACGTGTAGCAAATTATCGCAAGCTTACCAACGCTTGTATACAATATTCGGTAGATAGCGAGTTGATAAGTGTTGAAAACGATTTGTCAGTAAGTTTTAAAAAAAATTTTAGCGATGATATTTGTCCTGAAAACAGCATAAAAGCTGCAAAAAATCTTGGCAAACTATTAGGTAAATTTGATATACCAACAGTATATCGAAGACTTGGAGTTAAAGAGCTATGAAATCGTTTATCAAACATATTGGTGTGGTGGATAAAGATAATTTAGTCCACTTTATTAGCTTGACCTCTGGAGTAAATGTTATTACTGGTAAGTCTTCAACTGGTAAAAGTGCTTTGATAGAAATTTTCGATTTATGTTTTGGTAGCTCTGATTTTACTGTCCCAGAAGGTGTTATTACTG
The sequence above is drawn from the bacterium genome and encodes:
- a CDS encoding type II toxin-antitoxin system RelE/ParE family toxin, with protein sequence MKLSWTSRAISDLNEIGRYIAADNPPAAKRFVSKLRQKAKEALDAPLSNRMVPELSREDVREALEGNYRIVYQITTDKLTVLTVFEGHKLLRP
- a CDS encoding CRISPR-associated endonuclease Cas3'' codes for the protein MFFAHSTDRPDKSDWQPLEKHLSNVADMASVFAGKLGVPSLGEICGLLHDLGKYSEEFQDYLKSAGGVLSPGDAKYVDASKRKGKIDHSSAGAQYLWEVLKQKEPPSHLAGQILALCIASHHSGLIDCLSPDGNDAFNSRIGKDKHKTHTDEVIPKLDVSIQDHVNALLSSQDMEKELSQRLEILLKGEKSLKIKQFMLGFLTRFLFSALIDADRLDSAGRKPAGKPEWTLLIEKLEAHLATFKTRNPIDEIRADISAKCLNFAPSAQGLYQLSVPTGGGKTLSSLRFALHHAQYHKMERIIYVVPYTSIIDQNASVARSVFASIEESGRMVVLEHHSNLTPEKDTEQSKILSENWDAPIVYTTAVQFLETLFSDGTRGARRMHQLANAVIIFDEIQTLPIRMVHIFNNAINFLVENCNSTAVFCTATQPLLDKVDPDKGVAKLSACPRIISSEEEDRFRRLNRVTIEDLCKPEKWCADEVAELALKLLGETGSVLIVVNMKKQARKLFQLLNGRAEQVFHLSTSMCPAHRTNVIDAIKKLLDPDNPKPVICISTQLIEAGVDIDFGSVIRYLAGLDSIAQAAGRCNRNGGRPTGKVLIVNPENENLDKLPDIREAKEKAERVLREFKANPELFDSDRQSPAIMNHYYEYYFYGRSHEMAFPVSGKNLGVKTDILSLLSTNEKAVAAYHRAHNELPPFLLHQSFMTAAKEFEVIDSETEGVIVYYGEEGTRIIGELCAASSHQEKRRLLKEAQRYSVNMFPSEIKMLKEKRALIEVWEGSEIFYLGERYYSEQFGASTDEVADLKIYRF
- a CDS encoding type II toxin-antitoxin system Phd/YefM family antitoxin; this encodes MAAIHVSEDIVSLSDFKNNASKMIRQVQASHRPVVITQNGKAAGVLISPAEFDQLTERARFVSAVEAGLADVKAGRVVDDEDLRGHLDEALLD